Proteins co-encoded in one Sparus aurata chromosome 18, fSpaAur1.1, whole genome shotgun sequence genomic window:
- the LOC115568654 gene encoding protocadherin gamma-A4-like, which yields MGDKGFSALRPIFAFVSFIVMLQLVNGDLSYSIPEEMKRGSVIGNIAKDLGLDLSTLSSRNARADFEGTQKRYCDINLSTGDLITSDRMDRESLCGKKPSCVVKVDLVLENPLELHRLSLHVQDFNDNSPKFKKNLIEMEISESAEKGTRFSIEEAHDADIGQNAVQRYNLQKNDHFILSVDSNRVELVLENKLDREKQEEINLLLTALDGGSPQRSGTVVIHVTVLDANDNAPVFSQAVYKASLPENSPPDTIVITVSATDADEGVNGDVTYDFGHVSDDDVNVFSIDPKTGEIRVTGVIDFEESSSFEMRVEAKDGLGLTSYAKVIIDVTDKNDNAPVIYLKSLTNPIPENVSPGTEVGIINVQDRDSESNRQVRCSIQQGAPFKLVPSIKNYYSLVTSGQLDRELVSDYNITITATDEGSPSLSSSKTVQLSVADINDNPPVFEEQSYSAYVSENNKPGSTLCSVTARDPDWRQNGTVIYSLLPGEVNGAPVSSYVSVNGDTGVIHAVRSFDYEQFRSFKVQVMARDNGSPPLSSNTTVSVFVSDVNDNSPQILYPAPEGNSFMTELVPKAAHGGSLVSKVIAVDADSGQNAWLSYEIVKSTDTGLFTIGVHSGEIRTQRDISESDSMKQNLIVAVKDNGQPSLSATCSMYLLISDNLAEVPELKDISYDEKNSKLTSYLIIALVSVSTFFLTFIIIILGVRFCRRRKPRLLFDGAVAIPSAYLPPNYADVDGTGTLRSAYNYDAYLTTGSRTSDFKFVTSYNDNTLPADQTLRKSPSDFVDPFDDLEISVEVGTF from the coding sequence ATGGGAGACAAAGGATTTTCGGCGCTTCGTCCGATCTTCGCATTCGTTTCCTTTATTGTGATGCTGCAGCTCGTTAATGGCGACCTTAGTTATTCTATTCCAGAAGAGATGAAACGCGGGTCGGTTATTGGAAATATAGCCAAAGATCTTGGTCTCGATCTGAGTACCTTATCTTCAAGAAATGCCCGTGCTGATTTCGAGGGGACTCAAAAGCGTTACTGTGACATTAATCTGAGCACCGGAGATTTGATCACATCAGACAGAATGGACAGAGAAAGCCTTTGCGGCAAAAAACCCTCGTGTGTTGTGAAAGTAGATCTGGTGTTGGAAAATCCTTTGGAGCTTCATCGACTGAGTCTTCATGTTCAAGATTTTAACGACAACTCACCCAAATTCAAAAAGAATTTAATTGAAATGGAAATAAGCGAATCGGCTGAAAAGGGTACCCGCTTCTCTATTGAGGAGGCCCATGACGCAGATATAGGTCAAAATGCTGTTCAGAGGTACAACCTTCAGAAAAAcgatcattttattttatcagttgACAGCAACAGAGTTGAACTCGTACTGGAGAATAAACTGGATCGAGAAAAGCAAGAGGAGATTAATCTGCTCCTCACAGCTCTAGATGGTGGCTCTCCTCAGAGATCAGGTACTGTAGTCATACACGTCACTGTGCTGGATGCTAATGATAACGCCCCAGTGTTCAGCCAGGCCGTTTATAAAGCCAGTCTGCCTGAAAACTCTCCTCCAGATACCATAGTGATTACTGTTAGTGCTACAGACGCAGATGAAGGAGTAAATGGAGATGTGACGTATGACTTTGGTCACGtgtctgatgatgatgtaaatgttttctctATTGATCCCAAAACCGGAGAAATCAGAGTAACTGGTGTGAttgactttgaagaaagtagTTCTTTTGAAATGAGAGTAGAAGCTAAAGACGGTTTAGGACTTACTTCTTACGCCAAAGTTATAATTGACGTTACTGATAAGAATGATAATGCTCCAGTGATATACCTGAAATCACTGACTAACCCCATACCTGAGAACGTGTCACCTGGTACAGAGGTGGGCATCATTAACGTGCAGGACAGAGACTCAGAGAGTAACAGACAGGTCCGCTGCTCCATTCAGCAAGGAGCCCCTTTTAAGTTGGTTCCttctattaaaaactattaTTCTCTGGTGACCTCAGGACAACTGGACCGTGAACTAGTGTCTGATTACAACATCACAATCACTGCCACTGACGAGggctctccatctctgtcctcctctaaaACTGTTCAGTTATCTGTAGCAGACATCAACGACAACCCACCTGTGTTTGAGGAACAGTCGTACAGCGCATATGtgagtgaaaataacaaacccgGCTCCACTTTATGTTCCGTTACTGCTCGAGACCCCGACTGGAGACAAAACGGTACAGTGATTTATTCTCTGTTACCCGGTGAGGTGAACGGTGCCCCGGTGTCCTCCTACGTGTCTGTTAACGGAGATACGGGGGTGATCCACGCTGTGAGGTCGTTTGATTATGAACAGTTCAGGAGTTTTAAAGTGCAGGTGATGGCCAGAGACAAcggttctcctcctctcagcagcaACACGACCGTCAGTGTGTTCGTATCGGATGTGAATGACAACTCTCCTCAGATACTGTACCCCGCCCCGGAGGGCAACTCCTTCATGACCGAGCTGGTCCCCAAGGCTGCACACGGAGGCTCTCTGGTGTCCAAAGTGATAGCGGTGGACGCGGACTCCGGACAGAACGCCTGGCTGTCCTATGAAATAGTGAAATCCACCGATACGGGACTTTTCACTATCGGTGTCCACAGCGGAGAGATCAGGACACAGCGGGACATTTCTGAATCTGACAGCATGAAACAGAACCTTATTGTGGCAGTGAAAGATAACGGACagccctctctgtctgccacCTGTTCcatgtatttacttatttctgATAACTTGGCTGAGGTGCCAgaactgaaggacatttcttatGACGAGAAGAATTCCAAACTGACTTCTTATCTGATCATCGCTCTGGTGTCTGTGTCCACCTTTTTCctgaccttcatcatcatcatcctgggTGTGAGGTTTTGTCGCAGGAGAAAGCCCAGACTGTTGTTTGATGGAGCAGTCGCCATCCCCAGCGCTTATCTCCCTCCTAATTACGCAGATGTTGACGGCACTGGAACTTTACGCAGCGCTTACAACTATGACGCATACCTGACAACAGGATCTAGAACCAGCGACTTTAAGTTTGTGACGTCTTACAATGACAACACACTGCCTGCTGACCAGACTCTGAGAAAAAGTCCATCAGACTTCGTTGATCCGTTCGACGATTTAGAGATTTCTGTAGAGGTAGGCACCTTTTAA